One stretch of Amycolatopsis sp. NBC_00345 DNA includes these proteins:
- a CDS encoding UbiX family flavin prenyltransferase — protein sequence MRLVIGMTGATGAILGIRVLEVLRDLEVETHLVLSHWARATIELETGRSVPEVRELATRVHAANDQAAPISSGSFRADGMIVVPASMKTVAAIRTGYGEGLIARAADVTIKERRKLVLVPRETPLSEIHLDNLLALARMGVQIVPPMPAFYHRPTSIADLVDQTVARILDQVGLDVPGALRWEGTRAIRKEIHASAL from the coding sequence ATGCGATTGGTGATCGGGATGACCGGGGCCACCGGCGCGATCCTCGGCATCCGGGTGCTGGAAGTGTTGCGGGACCTGGAGGTCGAGACCCACCTGGTGCTGAGCCACTGGGCGCGGGCCACCATCGAACTGGAGACCGGCCGCTCGGTGCCCGAGGTCCGGGAGCTCGCCACCCGGGTCCATGCCGCCAACGACCAGGCCGCGCCGATCTCCAGCGGTTCGTTCCGGGCCGACGGGATGATCGTCGTGCCGGCCAGCATGAAAACCGTCGCGGCGATCCGGACCGGCTACGGTGAAGGGCTCATCGCCCGCGCGGCCGACGTCACCATCAAGGAGCGCCGCAAGCTGGTCCTGGTTCCCCGGGAGACGCCGCTGTCCGAGATCCACCTGGACAACCTGCTCGCGCTGGCCCGGATGGGCGTCCAGATCGTGCCGCCCATGCCCGCGTTCTACCACCGGCCCACCAGCATCGCGGACCTCGTCGACCAGACGGTCGCCCGGATCCTCGACCAGGTCGGGCTCGACGTGCCGGGGGCCCTCCGCTGGGAAGGCACCCGCGCCATCCGAAAGGAGATCCATGCCTCCGCCCTTTGA
- a CDS encoding MarR family winged helix-turn-helix transcriptional regulator, translating into MSTSTGVTAGTADSLPGWEQPELALRGSAGHLLRRAMQVYTALWTSTVSDKLTSPQFAVLAVLSTEESLDQQTIGARAGLDKSTCGHIVDHLGKLELVSATVDPANRRRKLVALTERGRDTLRTATPLRAQVEETALAALTGKEKRELSRLLGKMTGLNQPD; encoded by the coding sequence GTGAGCACGTCAACGGGTGTGACCGCGGGAACCGCCGACTCGCTCCCCGGCTGGGAGCAACCGGAACTCGCCCTGCGCGGATCAGCCGGCCATCTCCTGCGCCGGGCGATGCAGGTGTACACGGCGCTGTGGACGAGCACTGTTTCCGACAAGCTCACGTCGCCGCAGTTCGCCGTGCTCGCCGTGCTGTCCACTGAGGAATCGCTGGACCAGCAGACCATCGGCGCCCGGGCCGGGCTGGACAAGTCCACCTGCGGCCACATCGTCGACCACCTGGGCAAGCTCGAACTCGTGAGCGCCACCGTCGACCCGGCCAACCGGCGCCGCAAACTGGTGGCGCTCACCGAGCGCGGACGCGACACGCTGCGCACCGCGACACCACTGCGAGCGCAGGTGGAGGAAACCGCGCTCGCGGCCCTCACCGGCAAGGAGAAACGCGAACTGAGCCGGTTGCTCGGCAAGATGACCGGGCTCAACCAGCCGGACTAG
- a CDS encoding alkaline phosphatase family protein has protein sequence MSRNRAPLFALLAAAGLFATAVPAAAQPEQRHVLLVSVDGLHQSDLAWYTAAHPHSALAALVAHGTQYTHASTPVPSDSFPGMVAQVTGGNPATTGVYYDATYNHALLPAGTTKCAGVQPGVVVDYTEDLDRNKDALDAGQGLANLPDGVLKMTGDPRTLIDPAKLPVDPRTCEPVYPHQYLRVNTVFEVARQAGLRTAWSDKHPAYEMLDGPSGTGVQDLFTPEINSVAGSGDWTTDNAATQRYDAYKADAVLNEIDGYDHSRTTRAGTPAVFGLNFQSVSTAQKLPVSGGQAGGYLPGGAAPGPVLRSALDFVDRQVGAFADELKRRHLDRSTTIVLSAKHGQSPVDPAALTRIDDGALLDGLNAAWRAAHPGAPDLVAQSTDDDAMLLWLSDRSPSATSFAKDYLLAQSGTGNGATGAAKPFVHSGLTTVHAGAGAARYFGVRPGDARVPDLVGLTLPGVVFTGGRKKIAEHGGASADDRAVPLVVGGAGRGTVVTGAVETTQIAPTILRLLDLDPRSLAAVRAEGTRVLPGLE, from the coding sequence GTGTCGAGAAACCGCGCACCCTTGTTCGCTCTGCTCGCCGCGGCGGGGCTGTTCGCCACGGCCGTGCCGGCGGCGGCACAGCCGGAGCAGCGGCACGTGCTGCTCGTCTCGGTCGACGGACTCCACCAGTCGGACCTCGCCTGGTACACCGCGGCGCACCCGCACTCGGCGCTGGCGGCCCTGGTGGCGCACGGCACGCAGTACACCCACGCGAGCACGCCGGTGCCCTCGGACTCGTTCCCCGGCATGGTCGCGCAGGTCACCGGCGGCAACCCGGCCACGACCGGCGTGTACTACGACGCCACCTACAACCACGCGCTGCTGCCTGCGGGCACGACGAAGTGCGCGGGCGTGCAGCCGGGCGTCGTCGTCGACTACACCGAGGACCTCGACCGGAACAAGGACGCCCTCGACGCCGGGCAGGGTCTCGCGAACTTGCCCGACGGGGTGCTGAAGATGACCGGGGACCCGCGCACGCTGATCGACCCGGCGAAGCTGCCCGTCGACCCGCGGACCTGCGAACCCGTTTACCCGCACCAGTACCTGCGGGTCAACACGGTGTTCGAGGTGGCGCGCCAGGCCGGTTTGCGCACCGCGTGGTCCGACAAGCACCCTGCCTACGAAATGCTGGACGGCCCGTCCGGCACCGGTGTCCAGGACCTGTTCACCCCCGAGATCAACAGCGTGGCCGGCAGCGGGGACTGGACCACGGACAACGCCGCGACCCAGCGCTACGACGCCTACAAGGCCGACGCGGTGCTCAACGAGATCGACGGCTACGACCACAGCCGGACCACGCGGGCCGGCACGCCGGCGGTGTTCGGGCTGAACTTCCAGTCGGTGTCCACCGCGCAGAAGCTCCCGGTGTCGGGCGGGCAGGCCGGCGGGTACCTGCCCGGCGGCGCCGCGCCGGGACCGGTGCTGCGCTCCGCGCTGGACTTCGTCGACCGTCAGGTCGGGGCGTTCGCCGACGAGCTGAAGCGCCGCCACCTCGACCGCAGCACCACGATCGTGCTGTCCGCCAAGCACGGCCAGTCGCCGGTCGACCCGGCCGCACTGACCCGGATCGACGACGGCGCCCTCCTCGACGGGCTGAACGCCGCCTGGCGCGCGGCCCACCCGGGCGCGCCGGACCTCGTGGCGCAGTCGACCGACGACGACGCGATGCTGCTGTGGCTCTCGGACCGCTCGCCCTCGGCGACGTCGTTCGCGAAGGACTATCTGCTCGCCCAGTCCGGCACCGGCAACGGCGCCACGGGCGCGGCGAAGCCGTTCGTCCACTCAGGACTGACGACCGTCCACGCGGGAGCCGGCGCCGCCCGGTACTTCGGCGTCCGGCCCGGCGACGCCCGCGTCCCCGACCTCGTCGGCCTGACCCTGCCCGGCGTCGTGTTCACCGGCGGGCGCAAGAAGATCGCCGAGCACGGCGGCGCGTCGGCCGACGACCGCGCCGTCCCGCTGGTGGTCGGCGGCGCCGGCCGGGGCACCGTGGTGACCGGCGCGGTCGAGACCACCCAGATCGCCCCGACGATCCTGCGGCTGCTGGACCTCGACCCGCGGTCCCTCGCCGCGGTACGGGCCGAGGGCACTCGGGTGCTGCCGGGACTCGAGTGA
- a CDS encoding alkaline phosphatase family protein has translation MPMPSAQRTIPCGKTKLRPVVAGLCTAVATAALATAPASAAPAVAAIPRPDHIVVVIDENHAQGEIVGSADAPYITGLSRQGANLTASHAITHPSQPNYLALFSGGTQGATSDTCPKKAFTTANLGGEALAANLTFAGYSESMPSDGYTGCTSGDYARKHNPWVDFADVPATSNLTYTSFPTDYTKLPAISFVVPDLQDDMHDGTVAQGDTWLHDNLDGYVQWAKTHNSVFLLTFDEDDNGPDNLIPTIITGAGVTTGTYTEDVNHYNVLRTIEDAYGLPHAGQSASATPITDIWS, from the coding sequence ATGCCCATGCCTTCCGCTCAGCGGACGATCCCGTGTGGCAAGACGAAGCTCCGGCCCGTCGTGGCCGGCCTGTGCACCGCGGTCGCCACCGCGGCGCTGGCGACCGCACCCGCGTCGGCAGCCCCCGCGGTGGCAGCGATCCCCCGCCCGGACCACATCGTCGTCGTGATCGACGAGAACCACGCCCAGGGTGAGATCGTCGGCAGCGCGGACGCGCCCTACATCACCGGGCTTTCCCGCCAGGGCGCGAATCTCACGGCCTCGCACGCCATCACCCACCCCAGCCAGCCGAACTACCTGGCCCTGTTCTCCGGTGGCACCCAAGGCGCCACCAGCGACACCTGTCCCAAGAAAGCCTTCACCACAGCCAACCTCGGCGGTGAGGCGCTCGCGGCGAACCTGACCTTCGCCGGGTATTCGGAAAGCATGCCCAGCGACGGGTACACCGGCTGCACTTCGGGCGACTACGCCCGCAAGCACAACCCCTGGGTGGACTTCGCCGACGTCCCCGCCACGAGCAACCTGACGTACACCAGCTTCCCGACCGACTACACGAAGCTGCCGGCGATCTCCTTCGTGGTCCCCGACCTCCAAGACGACATGCACGACGGCACCGTCGCCCAAGGCGACACGTGGCTGCACGACAACCTCGACGGTTACGTGCAATGGGCCAAGACCCACAACAGCGTCTTCCTGCTCACCTTCGACGAAGACGACAACGGGCCGGACAACCTGATCCCCACCATCATCACCGGCGCCGGGGTGACGACCGGCACCTACACCGAGGATGTCAACCACTACAACGTCCTGCGCACCATCGAGGACGCCTACGGGCTGCCTCACGCGGGCCAAAGCGCCTCGGCCACACCGATCACCGACATCTGGTCCTGA